The following are encoded in a window of Methylocystis rosea genomic DNA:
- the acs gene encoding acetate--CoA ligase has translation MSQKIYPVPDDWKKNARIDEESYRRLYERSIKDPDGFWAEQAQRIDWITPFSKVKRTSFDTHNVSIRWFEDGTTNVAMNCIDRHLPERANKTAIIWEGDDPSVSRHITYAELHEEVCRFANVLKRHGVKKGDRVTIYLPMIPEAAFAMLACARIGAIHSVVFGGFSPDSLAGRIADAESDVIVTADEGLRGGKKIPLKANVDAALDKVSAKTVIVVTRTGGDIDMQPGRDFRYEEEAARVHADCPYAEMDAEDPLFILYTSGSTGKPKGALHTTGGYLVYTSLTHELVFDYREGDVYWCTADVGWVTGHSYIVYGPLANGATTLMFEGVPNYPSVSRFWEIIDKHKVDIFYTAPTAIRALMAAGEAPVKKTSRKSLRLLGSVGEPINPEAWEWYHRVVGDGRCPIVDTWWQTETGGVLISPLPGAIDLKPGSATRPFFGVAPEIVDPLGNVLQGACEGLLVIADSWPGQMRTVYGDHERFAQTYFSAFPGKYFTGDGAKRDSDGDYWITGRVDDVINVSGHRLGTAEVESALVAHAKVSEAAVVGYPHDIKGQGIYAFVTLNQGVAASEHLRKELVHWVRHEIGPIATPDIVQFAPGLPKTRSGKIMRRILRKIAEGEFGALGDTSTLADPGVVEELVRERAGK, from the coding sequence ATGTCGCAAAAGATCTACCCCGTCCCCGACGACTGGAAAAAGAACGCGCGCATCGACGAAGAGAGCTACCGCCGGCTCTACGAACGCTCAATCAAAGACCCCGACGGCTTCTGGGCCGAGCAGGCGCAGCGCATCGACTGGATCACGCCCTTTTCAAAAGTGAAACGCACGAGCTTCGACACGCATAATGTTTCGATACGCTGGTTCGAGGACGGCACGACTAATGTCGCGATGAATTGCATCGACCGGCATCTGCCGGAGCGCGCCAACAAGACCGCGATCATCTGGGAAGGCGACGATCCTTCCGTCTCGCGCCACATCACTTACGCCGAGCTGCATGAAGAAGTCTGCCGCTTCGCCAATGTGCTCAAAAGGCACGGCGTCAAGAAAGGCGACCGCGTCACCATCTATCTGCCGATGATTCCCGAAGCCGCTTTCGCCATGCTGGCCTGCGCGCGCATCGGGGCGATTCATTCAGTGGTCTTTGGCGGCTTCTCGCCGGATTCGCTCGCCGGACGCATCGCCGACGCGGAGTCAGACGTCATCGTCACGGCGGACGAAGGCCTGCGCGGCGGCAAGAAGATTCCGCTGAAAGCCAATGTCGACGCGGCGCTCGACAAGGTTTCCGCGAAAACGGTCATCGTCGTGACGCGCACCGGCGGCGACATCGACATGCAGCCCGGCCGCGACTTCCGCTATGAGGAAGAAGCGGCGCGCGTGCACGCCGATTGTCCCTATGCGGAGATGGACGCGGAAGATCCGCTGTTCATCCTTTACACGTCGGGCTCGACCGGCAAGCCGAAGGGCGCGTTGCATACGACCGGCGGCTATCTCGTCTACACATCGCTCACCCATGAACTCGTCTTCGACTATCGCGAGGGCGACGTCTATTGGTGCACGGCCGACGTCGGCTGGGTGACCGGACACAGCTATATTGTCTACGGCCCGCTCGCCAATGGCGCGACGACGCTGATGTTCGAGGGCGTGCCGAATTATCCGAGCGTGTCGCGTTTCTGGGAAATCATCGACAAGCATAAGGTCGATATTTTTTACACGGCGCCGACGGCCATTCGCGCGCTGATGGCGGCGGGCGAAGCGCCCGTGAAAAAGACCAGCCGCAAATCGCTGCGCCTTCTCGGCTCGGTTGGCGAGCCGATCAATCCGGAAGCGTGGGAATGGTATCACCGCGTCGTTGGCGACGGCCGTTGTCCCATCGTCGACACATGGTGGCAGACGGAGACCGGCGGCGTGCTGATCTCGCCGCTGCCCGGCGCGATTGATCTTAAGCCCGGCTCGGCGACGCGCCCCTTCTTCGGCGTCGCGCCGGAGATCGTCGATCCGCTCGGCAATGTTCTGCAAGGCGCGTGCGAAGGGCTGCTCGTCATCGCCGATTCATGGCCGGGGCAGATGCGCACCGTCTATGGCGATCACGAACGTTTCGCGCAGACCTATTTCTCGGCCTTTCCGGGCAAATATTTCACCGGCGACGGCGCCAAGCGCGATTCTGATGGCGATTACTGGATCACCGGCCGCGTCGACGACGTCATCAATGTCTCGGGCCATCGCCTCGGCACGGCGGAAGTCGAAAGCGCGCTCGTCGCGCATGCGAAAGTCTCGGAAGCCGCCGTCGTCGGCTATCCGCACGACATCAAGGGGCAGGGCATCTACGCCTTCGTCACGCTCAATCAGGGCGTCGCGGCGAGCGAACATCTGCGCAAGGAGCTGGTGCATTGGGTGCGCCATGAGATCGGGCCGATCGCGACGCCCGACATCGTGCAATTCGCGCCGGGACTGCCGAAGACGCGCTCGGGCAAGATCATGCGGCGCATTTTGCGCAAGATCGCGGAGGGCGAGTTCGGCGCGCTCGGCGACACCTCGACGCTCGCCGACCCGGGGGTGGTTGAGGAGTTGGTGCGGGAGAGGGCGGGAAAATAG
- the fabF gene encoding beta-ketoacyl-ACP synthase II, translated as MRRVVVTGLGVVSPLGCGVETNWRRLAAGECGFKRIDTFEASDLACQIAAVVPRGDGADGTFNPDDWFDPKEQRKVDDFIIYGASAATQALKDSGWVADTPEKQESTGVLIGSGIGGLGGIYETSVTLREKGPRRVSPFFVSGRIINLVAGYVSIMHGLKGPNHAVVTACATGTHAIGDAGRIIAMGDADVMVAGGAESPVNRIGVAGFAACRALSTGFNDRPEAASRPYDRDRDGFVLGEGAGCVVLEEYEHAKARGAKIYAELIGYGMSGDAYHITAPAPDGDGAYRCMKAALKRAGVSVTDIDYVNAHGTSTPLGDEIELKAVERLLGNVEPKLAMSSTKSAIGHLLGAAGAVEAIYSILAMQANVAPPTRNLDNPSVATTIDLVPHKAREKEINIALSNSFGFGGTNASLLFRRAS; from the coding sequence ATGCGCAGGGTGGTCGTCACCGGTCTTGGCGTCGTATCTCCTTTGGGCTGCGGCGTGGAGACCAATTGGCGCCGTCTCGCCGCCGGAGAATGCGGCTTCAAACGTATCGACACATTCGAGGCCTCCGACCTCGCTTGCCAGATTGCGGCGGTCGTGCCGCGCGGCGACGGCGCGGACGGCACGTTCAATCCTGACGACTGGTTCGATCCCAAAGAGCAGCGCAAGGTCGATGATTTCATCATCTATGGCGCGAGCGCCGCGACCCAGGCGCTAAAAGACTCCGGTTGGGTGGCCGACACCCCAGAGAAGCAGGAATCCACTGGCGTTCTGATCGGCTCCGGCATCGGCGGACTCGGCGGCATCTACGAAACCTCCGTCACCTTGAGGGAGAAGGGACCGCGCCGCGTGTCGCCTTTCTTCGTCTCGGGCCGAATCATCAATCTCGTGGCGGGCTATGTCTCCATCATGCACGGCCTGAAGGGCCCGAATCATGCGGTGGTGACGGCCTGCGCCACCGGCACGCACGCCATCGGCGACGCGGGGCGCATCATCGCCATGGGCGACGCCGACGTGATGGTCGCCGGCGGCGCCGAATCGCCCGTCAATCGCATCGGCGTCGCTGGCTTCGCCGCGTGCCGCGCGCTGTCGACCGGCTTCAACGATCGTCCTGAAGCCGCCTCCCGGCCGTATGACAGGGACCGCGACGGCTTCGTGCTTGGCGAAGGCGCTGGCTGCGTCGTGCTCGAGGAGTATGAGCACGCCAAGGCGCGTGGCGCGAAAATCTACGCCGAACTTATCGGCTACGGCATGTCGGGCGACGCCTATCACATCACCGCGCCGGCACCCGATGGCGACGGCGCCTATCGCTGCATGAAGGCCGCGCTGAAGCGCGCCGGCGTTTCCGTCACCGACATCGATTACGTGAATGCGCACGGCACGTCGACGCCGCTCGGCGACGAGATTGAACTCAAGGCCGTCGAACGTCTTCTGGGCAACGTCGAACCCAAGCTCGCCATGTCATCGACGAAATCCGCGATCGGCCATCTGCTCGGCGCCGCCGGCGCCGTCGAAGCGATCTATTCGATCCTGGCGATGCAGGCGAATGTCGCGCCGCCGACGCGCAACCTCGACAATCCCTCAGTTGCAACGACGATCGACCTCGTGCCGCACAAAGCCCGCGAGAAGGAAATCAATATCGCTTTGTCGAATTCCTTCGGTTTTGGCGGCACGAACGCCTCGCTGCTGTTTCGCCGCGCCTCCTGA
- a CDS encoding nucleoside deaminase, producing MSQTTCGCDGGRLNRRAALATIGAGFGFAFGAAPAQGHAKRAPVLPEDEGFMRLAIAEAAKGDFPFGAVIVRDGKVVSTGRNLGVTNNDPTAHGEMVAIRRFIADNPAKDLKGATLYTSGEPCPMCMGAIVWCEIGRVVYAASIEQLEKRIGQIMITSKAVAQAAPFATVEITGGVLATEALALFDKKSGR from the coding sequence ATGAGCCAAACGACATGCGGCTGCGACGGCGGCCGCCTCAATCGGCGCGCGGCGCTGGCGACGATCGGCGCAGGTTTTGGGTTCGCTTTTGGCGCCGCGCCGGCGCAGGGCCATGCGAAGCGGGCGCCCGTCCTGCCGGAAGACGAAGGCTTTATGCGCTTGGCGATCGCTGAAGCCGCGAAGGGCGACTTTCCCTTTGGCGCCGTCATCGTGCGCGACGGCAAGGTCGTCTCGACCGGACGCAATCTCGGCGTGACCAACAACGATCCAACCGCGCATGGCGAGATGGTGGCGATTCGCCGCTTCATCGCCGACAATCCGGCCAAGGATCTCAAGGGCGCGACGCTTTACACGTCGGGCGAGCCCTGCCCGATGTGCATGGGCGCGATCGTCTGGTGCGAAATTGGGCGTGTCGTCTACGCCGCGTCGATCGAGCAGCTTGAGAAGCGAATCGGTCAGATCATGATCACCAGCAAAGCCGTGGCGCAGGCCGCGCCCTTCGCAACGGTCGAGATCACCGGCGGCGTCCTGGCGACGGAGGCGCTGGCGCTCTTCGACAAAAAGAGCGGCCGCTAG
- the fabD gene encoding ACP S-malonyltransferase, whose protein sequence is MQKAFIFPGQGSQAVGMGKALFDAFAPARAVFAEVDDALSQPLSKLMFEGPDAELTLTANAQPALMAASLAAIRALEAECGLDLPRDAAFVAGHSLGEYSALAAAGALTISDTARLLRIRGDAMQKAVPVGEGAMAALLGADFDQARTVAQEAATAANGVCQVANDNGGGQVVISGGKAAVDKAIDIAKEKGIKRALLLPVSAPFHCSLMQPAADAMREALAGAAISAPRVPVVANVTAEPTQDPEAIRRLLIEQVTGAVRWRECVAYMASHGVTKFVECGSGKVLAGLLKRIAPQAAGISVGAPADFDAYRAFA, encoded by the coding sequence ATGCAGAAGGCTTTCATTTTTCCCGGTCAGGGATCTCAGGCGGTCGGCATGGGCAAGGCGCTGTTCGACGCCTTCGCGCCCGCGCGCGCGGTTTTTGCCGAGGTCGACGATGCGCTGTCGCAGCCGCTCTCCAAACTCATGTTCGAAGGCCCTGACGCCGAGCTGACGCTCACCGCCAACGCCCAGCCGGCGCTGATGGCGGCGTCGCTCGCTGCGATTCGGGCGCTCGAGGCGGAATGCGGCCTTGATCTTCCGCGCGACGCGGCCTTCGTCGCCGGCCATTCGCTCGGCGAATATTCCGCTCTCGCGGCCGCGGGCGCGCTGACGATTTCCGATACAGCGCGGCTGCTGCGCATTCGCGGCGACGCCATGCAGAAAGCGGTCCCTGTCGGAGAAGGCGCCATGGCGGCGCTGCTCGGCGCCGACTTCGATCAAGCGCGCACCGTAGCGCAGGAAGCGGCGACCGCCGCCAACGGCGTCTGTCAGGTCGCCAATGACAATGGCGGCGGCCAGGTGGTGATTTCCGGGGGCAAGGCCGCCGTCGACAAGGCGATCGACATCGCCAAGGAGAAGGGAATCAAGCGTGCGCTGCTGCTGCCGGTCTCCGCGCCCTTCCATTGTTCGCTGATGCAGCCCGCCGCCGACGCGATGCGCGAGGCGCTCGCCGGAGCGGCGATCAGCGCCCCGCGCGTTCCGGTGGTCGCCAATGTGACGGCGGAGCCGACGCAAGACCCGGAGGCGATTCGCCGACTGCTCATCGAGCAGGTCACCGGCGCGGTGCGCTGGCGCGAGTGCGTCGCCTATATGGCGAGTCACGGTGTGACGAAGTTCGTCGAATGCGGCTCGGGCAAGGTGCTCGCCGGGCTTTTGAAGCGAATCGCGCCGCAGGCAGCGGGCATTTCGGTGGGCGCGCCCGCGGATTTCGACGCCTATCGCGCCTTCGCGTAG
- a CDS encoding outer membrane protein → MKTAISALALATALFAGAANAADLPSHKAPPPYIPPPPIMTWTGFYAGLNLGGGFFASNSSNQGWNWGWNNGNNSTGGVIGGGQIGYNFQVTPMFVVGAETDFQGTSLGSGGGNNNNWWLFGGFGGGGAGTARLNWFGTVRGRVGITLLSPQLLVYGTGGFAYGEVQRNSWWNQNSAVQTGWTAGGGAEWMFFPNWSAKVEYLYTQISGTGNNNNWLWAFNPGWGLNSTNNRTRFHTIRAGINYHFNFGSPAPVLAKY, encoded by the coding sequence ATGAAGACAGCGATCTCGGCCCTGGCTCTGGCGACGGCGCTTTTCGCCGGCGCCGCGAACGCCGCCGATCTACCCTCCCACAAGGCTCCTCCGCCGTACATCCCCCCGCCGCCGATCATGACCTGGACCGGGTTCTACGCCGGTCTTAACCTCGGCGGTGGCTTCTTCGCCAGCAATTCCTCCAATCAGGGTTGGAACTGGGGCTGGAACAACGGCAACAACAGCACCGGCGGTGTGATCGGCGGCGGTCAGATCGGCTATAACTTCCAGGTTACGCCGATGTTCGTCGTCGGCGCCGAGACCGACTTCCAGGGCACCAGCCTTGGTTCGGGCGGCGGCAACAACAACAACTGGTGGTTGTTCGGCGGCTTCGGCGGCGGCGGCGCAGGCACCGCGCGTCTGAACTGGTTCGGCACCGTTCGCGGCCGCGTCGGCATCACCCTGCTGAGCCCGCAACTGCTGGTCTACGGCACGGGCGGCTTTGCCTATGGCGAAGTGCAGCGCAACAGCTGGTGGAACCAGAACTCTGCGGTGCAGACGGGCTGGACCGCTGGCGGCGGCGCCGAGTGGATGTTCTTCCCGAACTGGTCCGCGAAGGTCGAGTATCTGTATACGCAGATCAGCGGCACCGGGAACAACAACAACTGGCTGTGGGCGTTCAACCCGGGTTGGGGCCTCAACAGCACCAACAACCGCACGCGCTTCCACACGATCCGCGCTGGCATCAACTATCACTTCAACTTCGGCTCCCCGGCGCCGGTGTTGGCCAAGTACTGA
- a CDS encoding acyl carrier protein, with protein sequence MSDVAERVKKIVVEHLGVEADKVVDKANFIDDLGADSLDTVELVMAFEEEFGVEIPDDAAETILTVGDAVKFLEKAKAA encoded by the coding sequence ATGAGCGATGTCGCCGAGCGCGTGAAAAAGATTGTTGTCGAGCATCTCGGCGTCGAAGCCGACAAGGTCGTCGACAAAGCCAATTTCATCGACGATCTGGGAGCCGATTCGCTCGATACCGTCGAACTCGTCATGGCTTTCGAGGAAGAATTCGGCGTCGAGATTCCCGACGACGCCGCCGAGACGATTCTCACTGTGGGCGATGCAGTGAAGTTCCTCGAAAAGGCGAAAGCCGCCTGA
- a CDS encoding SOUL family heme-binding protein, protein MRRFLAILVGLIAAAPARADSDVEHARYSVVASTGAIEIRDYAPQIVAETTVAGERGAAISEGFRRLAGYIFGDNSPQRKIAMTAPVGQEWKGGDWKVRFTMPAEYNMANLPKPNSADVKLAAAPGKRMAAIRFSGLAGDDALAENQAKLLDYLKRQGISPKGDPQYAFYDPPWTLPWNRRNEVMVEIARE, encoded by the coding sequence ATGCGGCGCTTTCTTGCCATCCTCGTCGGGCTCATCGCGGCTGCCCCCGCACGCGCGGATTCCGATGTGGAGCATGCACGATATTCGGTGGTCGCCTCGACAGGGGCCATCGAAATTCGCGACTACGCGCCGCAGATCGTCGCGGAGACGACGGTCGCCGGCGAGCGCGGCGCAGCCATTAGCGAAGGCTTCCGCCGCCTCGCCGGTTATATTTTCGGCGACAATTCCCCGCAGCGGAAAATCGCCATGACCGCCCCTGTCGGACAGGAGTGGAAGGGCGGCGATTGGAAAGTGCGCTTCACCATGCCCGCCGAATACAACATGGCGAACTTGCCCAAGCCCAACAGCGCGGACGTCAAACTCGCCGCCGCGCCGGGCAAGCGCATGGCGGCGATTCGCTTCTCCGGACTCGCCGGCGACGACGCCCTCGCCGAAAACCAGGCGAAGCTGCTTGATTATCTGAAACGCCAGGGGATCTCGCCCAAGGGCGATCCGCAATACGCCTTCTACGACCCGCCATGGACGCTGCCTTGGAACCGGCGCAACGAAGTCATGGTCGAGATCGCCCGCGAGTGA
- a CDS encoding sensor histidine kinase, protein MKLERRQDWAISDVFITKELDRRAPKETDSLQEKLALQELAGRMADHPAEVLPRFVDLAMEMTGGVSAGLSLYEPDPAPGVFRWRYLRGRLAPFEHATTPRNSSPCGVTLDCNRPVLSSHPERVYDWISDAGIVVPEVLLVPLYLGGKEPLGTLWIVSDKERHFDSGHARVMTELAWFVGIALRMLDSERQLKAALEQQERLTSEMSHRVKNLFALTAGIVRVSEKAAKTPAEMSKMVSGRLDALAEADALVRRSFANKAQAEMVDLAELVAKIMRPHAPPDTRSHFVVEGPPILLGQRATNGLALVLHELATNAAKHGALKSQEGVVALSWRAEGEQLVLCWLERGGPKIARPPESSGFGTRLSQSTIISQFEGELGYGWNPDGLVVSMKIPVVALSK, encoded by the coding sequence ATGAAGCTGGAACGGCGGCAAGATTGGGCTATCTCGGACGTCTTCATCACCAAGGAGCTGGATCGCCGCGCTCCGAAGGAGACTGATTCACTTCAAGAAAAGCTGGCGCTTCAAGAACTCGCCGGACGCATGGCCGACCATCCGGCGGAGGTTCTGCCTCGGTTTGTCGACCTGGCGATGGAAATGACCGGAGGCGTATCGGCAGGACTCAGCCTTTACGAGCCAGATCCCGCCCCAGGCGTATTTCGGTGGCGCTATCTGCGCGGGCGGCTGGCGCCGTTCGAGCACGCTACGACGCCACGAAATTCTAGCCCCTGTGGGGTCACTCTCGACTGCAATAGACCAGTGTTATCGTCGCACCCGGAGCGCGTGTATGACTGGATTTCGGATGCCGGCATCGTCGTGCCCGAAGTATTGCTAGTGCCGCTTTATCTTGGCGGCAAGGAGCCGCTAGGAACGCTTTGGATTGTTTCCGACAAGGAACGTCATTTCGACAGCGGCCATGCTCGTGTGATGACTGAGCTTGCATGGTTTGTGGGGATTGCGCTGCGAATGCTGGACTCGGAGCGGCAGCTTAAGGCAGCCCTGGAGCAGCAGGAGAGACTGACCAGCGAGATGAGCCACCGCGTGAAGAACCTCTTCGCGCTCACCGCCGGCATTGTCCGGGTGAGCGAGAAGGCGGCGAAGACTCCGGCAGAGATGTCAAAGATGGTTTCGGGCCGCCTGGACGCGTTGGCGGAAGCCGATGCTCTGGTGCGCCGTAGTTTCGCAAACAAAGCACAGGCCGAAATGGTCGACCTGGCGGAACTGGTCGCCAAGATCATGCGGCCGCATGCGCCGCCCGACACGCGAAGCCACTTCGTTGTGGAAGGTCCACCGATTTTGTTGGGCCAGCGCGCCACAAATGGCCTTGCGCTGGTGTTGCACGAACTTGCGACCAATGCGGCGAAACACGGCGCGCTCAAATCACAAGAAGGCGTGGTGGCGCTTTCTTGGCGTGCTGAGGGGGAGCAACTCGTCCTGTGTTGGTTGGAGCGTGGCGGGCCCAAGATTGCGCGCCCGCCAGAGAGCAGCGGCTTCGGCACACGATTGTCGCAGTCGACTATCATCAGCCAATTCGAAGGCGAGCTTGGCTATGGATGGAATCCTGACGGCTTGGTTGTTTCGATGAAAATTCCTGTCGTCGCCCTGTCTAAGTAG
- the fabG gene encoding 3-oxoacyl-[acyl-carrier-protein] reductase, whose protein sequence is MFDLNGKTALVTGASGGIGAAIARALHAAGAVVALSGTRKEALEALAGELNGRTHILPCNLSQKDETEKLVPAAEAAMGGLDILVNNAGITRDMLFMRLKDEDWDAVINVNLTSAFRLSRAALRGMMKKRFGRIIQITSVVGVTGNPGQGNYAAAKAGMIGMSKSLAGEVASRGVTVNCVAPGFIESPMTEALTDAQKEAILRMVPAGRLGTGADVAAACVYLASAEAAYVTGQTLHVNGGMAMI, encoded by the coding sequence ATGTTTGATCTCAACGGCAAGACTGCGCTCGTCACGGGCGCGAGCGGCGGAATCGGCGCGGCGATCGCGCGCGCGCTTCACGCCGCCGGCGCCGTCGTGGCGCTTTCCGGGACGAGGAAAGAGGCGCTGGAGGCGCTTGCCGGCGAATTGAACGGCCGCACGCACATTCTCCCCTGCAATCTTTCGCAAAAGGACGAGACCGAGAAGCTCGTGCCGGCGGCGGAGGCGGCGATGGGCGGACTCGACATTCTCGTCAATAACGCCGGCATCACCCGCGACATGTTGTTCATGCGCCTCAAGGACGAGGACTGGGACGCCGTCATCAACGTCAATCTGACGTCGGCCTTTCGCCTGTCGCGCGCGGCGCTGCGCGGGATGATGAAAAAGCGCTTCGGCCGGATCATCCAGATCACCTCGGTCGTCGGCGTGACCGGCAATCCCGGGCAAGGCAATTACGCCGCCGCCAAGGCGGGCATGATCGGCATGTCGAAGTCGCTGGCCGGCGAGGTCGCCTCGCGCGGCGTGACCGTCAATTGCGTCGCGCCCGGATTCATCGAAAGCCCGATGACCGAGGCGCTGACCGACGCGCAGAAGGAGGCGATCCTTCGCATGGTGCCCGCCGGTAGGCTCGGGACCGGCGCCGACGTCGCCGCCGCCTGCGTCTATCTGGCCAGCGCCGAGGCGGCCTATGTCACCGGGCAGACCCTGCACGTCAATGGCGGCATGGCCATGATCTAG